In the Ignavibacteriales bacterium genome, one interval contains:
- a CDS encoding response regulator transcription factor gives MSNVSHILIVDDHPVFRSGLRSFIDAEPKMHVVGDVSNGEAALEFLKDHSIDVVILDLDMPKMNGLEFAQAVVKQKFPVEIIILTMHKEEELFSRAMALGVKGFVSKENAITEISEAIRTVLEGRYYVCSMFSHYLIRRSGPPPPLSDKVKGLELLTIAERKVIKLIAANKSTKQIAEELFISPKTVENHRTNICIKLGIHGSHALLRFLIENRSLL, from the coding sequence ATGAGTAACGTTAGTCATATTCTCATTGTCGATGATCATCCTGTATTCCGGAGTGGTCTGCGCAGCTTCATTGATGCCGAACCAAAGATGCATGTCGTTGGCGATGTATCCAATGGTGAGGCAGCACTCGAATTTCTCAAAGATCATTCTATCGATGTAGTCATACTTGATCTGGACATGCCAAAAATGAACGGCCTGGAATTTGCGCAGGCAGTTGTGAAACAAAAATTTCCTGTTGAGATCATCATTCTTACCATGCATAAAGAGGAAGAGCTGTTTTCCCGCGCAATGGCTCTTGGTGTAAAAGGATTCGTAAGTAAGGAAAATGCGATAACAGAAATTTCAGAAGCTATACGGACAGTACTAGAAGGACGCTATTATGTCTGTTCAATGTTCTCTCATTACCTGATAAGGAGAAGCGGTCCACCGCCACCACTTTCGGACAAGGTGAAAGGTCTTGAGCTCTTAACAATAGCTGAACGAAAAGTTATCAAACTCATTGCAGCGAATAAAAGCACGAAACAGATTGCAGAAGAGCTGTTCATCAGTCCTAAAACCGTCGAAAATCATCGTACAAATATTTGTATCAAATTGGGCATTCATGGAAGTCATGCACTATTACGGTTCCTTATAGAGAATAGATCTCTTCTCTAA
- a CDS encoding response regulator — MATTILVVDDDDAVRKSIAVALKHKRGFEVLEAENGLVGLELAKRQIPDLIISDVIMDNLNGFMMLESLQEDPETAQIPVIMMTTPALNAGAWKSGVAIEYLEKGFSLERLIAIVDKVLKIQPTQEKSCS, encoded by the coding sequence ATGGCAACAACAATTCTGGTCGTTGATGACGATGATGCTGTCCGGAAATCAATCGCCGTTGCATTGAAACATAAAAGAGGATTTGAGGTTCTTGAAGCAGAAAATGGTCTTGTTGGTCTGGAACTTGCTAAAAGGCAAATACCAGACCTCATCATCAGTGATGTGATCATGGATAATCTGAACGGATTTATGATGTTGGAGTCATTGCAGGAGGATCCAGAGACAGCCCAGATTCCGGTTATTATGATGACGACTCCCGCGCTCAACGCAGGAGCGTGGAAATCCGGTGTTGCGATAGAATATCTGGAGAAAGGATTTTCTTTGGAGCGGCTTATCGCGATTGTCGATAAAGTCCTGAAGATTCAACCAACACAAGAAAAAAGTTGCTCTTAA
- a CDS encoding response regulator encodes MNPSLSVLIVDDNAKMRSMIADIIKHKTSKIFECSDGMDALAEYNLHRPDWVVMDVKMNYIDGLTATGMIHQYFPKAKIMIVSQDDTKAIRQAAYRVGASAFVGKENLLGILDTLK; translated from the coding sequence ATGAATCCAAGTTTAAGCGTTTTAATTGTCGATGATAATGCGAAAATGAGATCGATGATTGCGGATATCATAAAACACAAAACAAGTAAGATCTTCGAATGTTCGGATGGCATGGACGCACTTGCTGAATATAACCTTCACCGTCCAGATTGGGTAGTGATGGATGTAAAGATGAATTATATAGATGGCCTCACAGCCACTGGAATGATTCATCAATATTTTCCTAAAGCAAAAATCATGATTGTTTCTCAGGATGACACCAAAGCCATAAGACAAGCTGCATACAGGGTTGGTGCATCAGCATTCGTCGGGAAAGAAAACTTATTAGGCATCTTAGATACTCTCAAGTGA
- a CDS encoding sensor histidine kinase translates to MNKWWLDIILLVSAGALYIGSAVQYYYIRKERKREHELSHMLIDLQEKERKRIAAELHDSIGQDILIIKNYALIGLRSKKSLSKMAAQLHQISSFASQTLEEVRKISHNLRPVLLDRLGLTQALKHLVATIASMTSIVFTVYIDEVDNIFDKESEINLFRLVQEALNNIVKHSQAKEADVKITKNGTMIHLVISDNGKGMVTKTAERKMFEGLGQIVLAERVNMLKGTMNCVSTPGAGTMIVVDIPR, encoded by the coding sequence ATGAATAAATGGTGGCTCGATATTATCCTTCTTGTAAGTGCAGGCGCTCTCTATATCGGTAGTGCTGTTCAATATTACTATATCAGAAAAGAACGAAAACGAGAGCACGAATTATCGCATATGCTGATCGATCTTCAGGAAAAAGAGAGAAAGAGAATTGCGGCTGAATTACATGACAGTATCGGTCAGGATATTCTCATCATAAAGAATTATGCACTGATAGGATTGCGATCAAAGAAAAGCCTGTCTAAAATGGCTGCACAATTACATCAAATATCATCATTTGCTTCTCAAACACTGGAAGAGGTACGGAAAATTTCTCATAACCTGCGCCCAGTTTTGTTGGATCGGCTCGGACTCACACAAGCGCTTAAACATCTCGTTGCAACGATTGCTTCAATGACTTCCATCGTTTTTACTGTATACATTGATGAAGTGGATAATATCTTTGACAAGGAATCCGAGATTAATCTTTTCAGATTAGTTCAGGAAGCTCTCAATAATATCGTTAAACATTCTCAAGCGAAAGAAGCTGATGTGAAGATCACAAAAAACGGTACAATGATTCATCTCGTCATCTCTGATAATGGCAAAGGTATGGTAACAAAGACGGCGGAGAGAAAAATGTTTGAAGGACTTGGACAGATAGTTTTAGCAGAGCGAGTGAATATGCTTAAAGGTACTATGAATTGTGTTTCCACTCCAGGAGCTGGAACAATGATCGTGGTCGATATACCTCGATAG